In Xanthocytophaga agilis, a genomic segment contains:
- a CDS encoding acyltransferase family protein, which produces METLAKTATRQYGLDWVRVSAFSLLIFYHTGMFFVTWDFHFKNPDTSKSMELWMLFMNQWRLPLLFLISGAGVSFALKKRSGWQFTKERFVRLFIPIVFGMLVVVPPQIYMERLYKHQFIGSYLDFYPSVFDFVPYPEGGSLSWHHLWFIVYLFFYCLIGLPLFLYLRKPDGQRLMAKVISFVQKYPLSLFLLAVPIEVYYITLYPKFEITHGLTDDWFNHAFSFTMFVYGYILALQPALLESIKNIRKVSLIGGIVSFLTMLVFVFMPYRDYITFIPKFPIEPYDASFLVYFTLKSFNLWFWILAIIGYALHSLNFSNRFLTYANEAVYPFYILHQSVMLVIGYYIIQWNMSVTPKFFLIAVGMFVITALIYEFGIRRWKLTRVLFGLKPQREKLAKAVSSANLTNA; this is translated from the coding sequence ATGGAAACACTTGCAAAAACAGCAACACGGCAATATGGACTAGACTGGGTCCGGGTTAGTGCTTTTTCACTTCTTATCTTTTATCATACAGGAATGTTCTTTGTTACCTGGGATTTCCACTTTAAGAATCCAGACACTAGCAAAAGCATGGAATTATGGATGCTGTTTATGAACCAATGGCGACTTCCTTTATTATTTCTGATTTCAGGTGCAGGGGTAAGCTTTGCATTGAAAAAGCGAAGTGGCTGGCAGTTTACCAAAGAACGCTTTGTACGTCTTTTTATTCCTATTGTATTTGGTATGTTGGTTGTTGTACCTCCGCAGATTTACATGGAACGGTTGTATAAGCATCAGTTTATAGGCTCGTATCTGGATTTTTATCCTTCTGTATTTGATTTTGTTCCTTATCCGGAAGGAGGCAGTCTTAGCTGGCATCACCTATGGTTTATTGTCTACCTGTTTTTCTATTGTCTAATTGGACTACCTTTGTTTTTATACCTGCGCAAACCAGATGGGCAACGGCTGATGGCGAAAGTTATTTCGTTTGTCCAAAAATATCCATTGAGTCTTTTTCTATTAGCAGTTCCTATTGAGGTGTATTACATTACTCTCTATCCAAAATTTGAGATTACACATGGATTGACAGATGATTGGTTTAATCATGCTTTTTCCTTTACGATGTTTGTATATGGATATATTCTGGCTTTACAACCTGCTTTACTGGAATCTATCAAAAACATTCGTAAAGTCTCTCTGATTGGTGGTATTGTGTCTTTTCTGACTATGCTGGTCTTTGTATTTATGCCTTATAGGGACTATATAACTTTCATACCTAAATTTCCTATTGAGCCATACGATGCATCCTTTCTGGTTTATTTTACCTTAAAGAGTTTTAACTTATGGTTCTGGATACTGGCTATTATAGGATATGCATTACATTCTCTGAATTTTTCAAACCGGTTTTTAACCTATGCCAATGAAGCGGTTTATCCTTTTTATATTCTGCATCAAAGTGTAATGTTGGTCATTGGGTATTATATCATTCAATGGAATATGAGTGTAACACCTAAGTTCTTTCTGATTGCAGTAGGTATGTTTGTAATTACTGCATTGATTTATGAGTTTGGCATAAGACGCTGGAAATTGACCAGAGTTCTATTTGGATTGAAACCCCAGCGTGAGAAACTGGCAAAAGCTGTTTCTTCTGCAAACCTTACCAACGCCTGA
- a CDS encoding helix-turn-helix domain-containing protein — protein sequence MNVTIDFWAIVNLLGVIQGLLLSVVFFATNQGNKRANRLLGLLVLTGVFTTFEIFASYTGLVVYFPAAINTTEFLDFVMGPLIYWYTLALIKPDFTWKGQWVHLIPAVIFLILRMPYMLQSSEFKLQDVNEVYHRIPFNPIHCKPILWFPKYHFGGFWMDLMVSPSKLLYQGWALYMIYRFARERNESFWTISNLYLKRFSRLIIFIGVVHIIVGVISLISVDDLGDIYIADIASLSYYFISFWVIQDSRMFAAQSLIHEGEKRKYEKSSLDDKETPVLVQRLLSFMVTERPYLNGDLTLNELADKLKLSTHHLSQLVNEQIGKNFSDFINEYRVEELKKRLQDPASTHIKIEELAFESGFNSKSVFNTAFKKMTGLTPSQFRKSTSPINDTSEKVA from the coding sequence ATGAACGTCACTATCGATTTCTGGGCGATTGTCAATTTGTTGGGTGTAATTCAGGGACTTCTATTGTCGGTTGTTTTCTTTGCAACCAATCAGGGAAATAAGAGAGCCAATAGATTACTCGGCTTATTAGTATTAACAGGCGTATTCACAACCTTTGAAATATTTGCTTCCTATACAGGATTAGTTGTCTATTTTCCTGCTGCTATCAATACTACAGAGTTTTTGGATTTCGTAATGGGGCCATTAATCTATTGGTATACACTGGCATTGATAAAGCCTGACTTTACCTGGAAAGGACAATGGGTGCATCTGATTCCTGCCGTTATATTTCTGATACTCCGCATGCCCTATATGTTGCAAAGCAGTGAGTTTAAGTTGCAGGATGTGAATGAAGTCTATCATCGTATTCCTTTTAATCCTATCCATTGCAAGCCTATACTGTGGTTTCCCAAATACCATTTTGGCGGATTCTGGATGGACCTTATGGTAAGTCCCAGTAAACTTTTATACCAGGGATGGGCATTGTATATGATTTATCGTTTTGCTAGAGAAAGAAACGAGTCGTTCTGGACTATCTCCAATCTGTATCTGAAACGATTTAGTCGTCTAATTATATTTATTGGCGTAGTTCATATCATTGTGGGTGTTATCTCCCTAATCTCAGTAGATGATCTGGGTGATATTTATATTGCAGATATTGCTTCACTCAGTTATTACTTTATCAGTTTCTGGGTCATCCAAGATTCACGAATGTTTGCTGCGCAAAGTTTGATTCATGAAGGAGAGAAGAGAAAATATGAGAAGTCGAGTCTGGATGATAAAGAAACTCCTGTACTTGTACAAAGACTCCTGTCCTTTATGGTAACAGAACGACCTTATCTGAATGGTGATCTGACATTAAATGAACTGGCTGATAAATTAAAGCTTTCTACACATCACCTTTCACAACTGGTCAATGAACAGATTGGGAAGAACTTCTCTGATTTTATAAATGAATATCGGGTAGAAGAATTGAAGAAGCGTTTGCAAGACCCAGCCAGTACGCATATTAAGATTGAAGAACTAGCCTTTGAGAGTGGCTTCAATTCCAAATCCGTTTTTAATACGGCCTTTAAAAAAATGACAGGACTAACCCCATCCCAGTTCCGAAAATCTACCTCACCGATCAACGATACCTCCGAAAAAGTGGCTTAA
- a CDS encoding tRNA1(Val) (adenine(37)-N6)-methyltransferase, producing the protein MISRRELPHFIILLQKIQHSMGKNSFFQFKQFRINQDQCAMKVCTDSCVLGAYTAVETAIHILDIGTGTGLLALMLAQRTDSPIDAVEIDEAAAQQANENVKNSPWSHQIKVIQQDILQFSQTTLLPYDLIVCNPPFFSNHLKRKHSTQNVAMHGEALQLPELAQVVSTLLASTGRFITLLPPYESSQLEKNCFDYGLYKYEELQLFDYIEGKQIRTINSFSFTKDSTPQTKTLYIKTSVDGTYTDDFIQLLKPYYLNL; encoded by the coding sequence ATGATAAGCCGTCGGGAACTACCGCATTTTATCATACTTTTGCAGAAAATACAGCATTCGATGGGCAAAAACTCTTTCTTTCAATTTAAACAATTTCGTATTAATCAGGATCAGTGTGCAATGAAGGTGTGTACGGATTCCTGTGTGCTGGGTGCCTATACTGCTGTAGAAACAGCAATCCACATATTGGATATTGGCACAGGCACAGGCTTACTGGCACTGATGCTGGCACAACGTACCGATAGTCCAATAGATGCAGTTGAAATTGACGAAGCGGCTGCCCAACAAGCAAACGAGAATGTAAAAAATAGCCCCTGGAGCCATCAGATAAAAGTAATACAACAGGATATTCTACAGTTTAGTCAGACAACACTTCTACCCTATGACCTGATTGTCTGTAATCCTCCCTTCTTCAGCAATCACCTAAAGCGAAAACATAGCACACAGAATGTAGCTATGCATGGAGAAGCACTTCAATTACCGGAACTAGCTCAGGTCGTGTCAACATTACTTGCCTCAACAGGTCGCTTCATCACATTACTACCTCCTTATGAAAGTAGCCAGCTTGAAAAGAATTGTTTTGATTATGGTTTGTATAAATACGAAGAGTTACAGCTATTTGATTATATAGAAGGCAAGCAAATCCGAACTATAAATAGTTTTTCCTTTACGAAGGATTCTACTCCACAAACAAAGACTCTGTATATAAAGACTTCTGTAGATGGTACTTATACGGATGATTTTATACAACTACTCAAACCTTACTATCTAAATCTATAA
- a CDS encoding RNA polymerase sigma factor, protein MINLKNLSDDELTILMKNGIEGAFDEIYNRYWDKLFYAAYRMVKSTQVAEEITQDTFMLVWTKRQTLDIQSLKPYLAAMLRYEVYRYLAKSKQAEQTQSLIQHTEPKSVSIEEEIENKLLLEIITKLTNQLPEKCRLVFQYNKLQDKPLADVCEEMKISQKTAEAHLTKALKVIRINLSNAMHMLLQLMLLLLFS, encoded by the coding sequence ATGATCAACCTGAAAAATCTTTCGGATGATGAGCTTACTATTTTAATGAAAAATGGAATAGAAGGCGCATTTGATGAAATTTACAACCGTTATTGGGATAAACTTTTCTATGCAGCCTATCGAATGGTTAAATCAACTCAAGTTGCGGAGGAAATCACCCAGGACACCTTCATGCTTGTCTGGACCAAAAGACAAACACTTGACATTCAATCGCTAAAACCCTATCTGGCGGCGATGCTCCGTTATGAAGTCTATCGGTATTTAGCCAAATCAAAACAAGCAGAACAAACCCAAAGTCTCATTCAACATACTGAGCCTAAGTCTGTATCTATAGAAGAAGAGATAGAAAACAAATTATTACTTGAAATCATTACCAAACTCACCAATCAGCTTCCCGAAAAATGTCGGCTTGTGTTTCAATACAACAAACTACAGGACAAGCCCTTGGCTGATGTTTGTGAAGAGATGAAAATTTCCCAAAAAACAGCCGAAGCACACCTGACTAAAGCATTAAAGGTGATACGAATCAATCTTAGTAATGCCATGCATATGCTCCTACAACTTATGCTCTTACTGCTCTTCTCATAA
- a CDS encoding FecR family protein has product MTEEYIQQLAQKFLNGTATEQEKQVLHAWYDHETSEAEESEAFLNQTSDELKQRIHTKLKTAGMGTDTHSPVKRLPVRSIRKLSLWSGIAAAFVVAIFWFSQEFTPRAKSTTKIIQVPLAQTQKLNLSDGSTIWLNAGSKLSYPDSFSGKTREVILLEGQAFFDIAHRTDKPFIVHAKTLDITVFGTSFDVKAYEKDATIKVSVRTGKVGVQLRKNPEKPAQIVLPAEQVVLVHNTNHMQVVPISKPAIAPWKENRLIFEDEPLPEVFFALERKYKQHILIKNPDLLTEKITITLDNQPMEDVLKVLSFSKKFNYSQVNDTTIVIK; this is encoded by the coding sequence ATGACAGAAGAATACATTCAACAACTCGCACAAAAGTTCCTGAATGGGACAGCCACAGAACAAGAAAAGCAGGTATTGCATGCATGGTATGATCATGAAACTAGTGAAGCAGAGGAGTCTGAAGCATTTCTGAATCAAACAAGTGATGAATTAAAACAGCGTATTCACACCAAACTAAAAACAGCAGGAATGGGAACAGACACCCATTCTCCTGTAAAACGACTACCTGTTCGGTCTATCAGAAAGCTTTCTCTTTGGTCAGGCATTGCGGCTGCTTTTGTTGTGGCCATATTCTGGTTTTCACAAGAGTTTACTCCTCGAGCAAAATCTACCACTAAGATTATACAAGTCCCACTTGCCCAAACACAAAAGCTTAACTTATCTGATGGCTCTACTATCTGGCTCAATGCAGGGTCCAAACTCAGTTATCCTGATTCGTTTTCAGGTAAAACCCGGGAAGTTATTTTACTGGAAGGTCAAGCTTTCTTTGATATTGCTCACAGGACAGACAAACCCTTCATTGTTCACGCCAAAACACTGGACATTACTGTCTTTGGAACCAGCTTTGATGTAAAAGCATATGAAAAAGACGCTACAATAAAAGTGAGTGTCCGGACTGGAAAAGTAGGTGTGCAATTACGTAAAAATCCCGAAAAGCCAGCACAGATAGTACTTCCTGCAGAGCAGGTAGTACTAGTTCACAATACTAATCACATGCAGGTTGTCCCCATCAGTAAGCCTGCCATAGCCCCCTGGAAAGAGAACCGACTGATATTTGAGGACGAGCCTTTGCCTGAAGTTTTTTTTGCACTTGAAAGAAAATATAAACAACATATTTTGATTAAAAACCCAGACTTGCTGACTGAAAAAATAACAATAACTCTTGATAATCAGCCTATGGAAGATGTATTGAAAGTACTCAGCTTTTCCAAAAAATTCAATTATTCACAAGTAAATGATACAACAATAGTCATCAAATAA
- a CDS encoding TonB-dependent receptor: MANYYHKGIPLFKKCMRISTLILGVSLLSSTFLMADPSSAQHVTMDIRANRVRMVFKAIEQQTGVTFAFDEKLVRNSPPITLYANRLPLADILQMIEKQTTLQFHREGNLIGVTEKLKEEQRLETDEPQPLQRVGWTVKGKVTDDKGEPLPSVSVRVKGTTQGTLTNSDGSYSIEVEGSETILIYSFIGFLVEEVMVGTRTTIDLQMQPDISTLTEVVVTGYGAQRKKDLIGAVSVVDVDQLKQSTDGQVTNQLQGRASGVTVVTSGQPGDAPQVRIRGLNTFGNNNPLYVVDGVPTTSIADLNTNDIASMQVLKDAGSASIYGSRAANGVIIITTKKGKDKVKVVYSAWFGIQTPPKGNIWNTLTPQEQAQLKFQVQKNSGLPVGDDQYGYGSSPVLPDYILPTGAKEGDPGTNPDLYYVNPNYTSVDDFNTFNQIVKANKSGTDWFHEIFKPAPSTSHNISLSGGSEQGNYLFSLNYFNQQGALTNTYLKRYTIRSNSQYNIGKHIRIGENLVYTISDNPKSSTSDAGSAIGFSFRMQPIVPVYDIMGNYAGSRAAGMGDAFNPVAIRDRTRYDKGLDNRLFGNIFAEVDILKDFTLRTSFGGENYSGRWNSFAFPTYENKENSNTNTYSEGSYSGFNWTWTNLLTFHKLFGKHELTVVAGTEAYNNKYWEVGGSTQGYFSFDPNYVNLSTGSGTRSNYSSRSLDALYSLISRVDYIYNDKYLLGAILRRDGSSKFINQRYGYFPAVSAGWRISKENFMAGVAWVNELKLRANYGVMGNQINVGTGNAFTTYSANRRSSYYDLAGTSGSGAYEGFEKSQIGNPNAIWEKDISTNIGIDASFFNGRLDISADYYVKDIKDLLFNPSLIGTAGGGTVPFVNIGQMKNKGIDLQVNSIFDIGHDLKLTTTLTFTSYNNKIVKVTNSTNYFDLEGRDFDGASIVRNQVGNSIGQFYGYKVIGFWNSTEEITAANAEAAQKTGNPDAMYQDGAALGRFRYADNNGDGQITAADRQMLGNPNPDFSYGLNLAFTYKQWDLSTFFYGVQGNQIWNQTLWWTDFNSSRSGAKSKTALYDSWTPENHNAKAPIQENASSFSTINVPNSYFVENGSYLRAKNIQLGYTLSPTLLTKLKIQQLRFYIQATNLFTITNYSGIDPEVSRNTSGSQIIFGIDEGSYPSAKQYTVGLNLTF; this comes from the coding sequence ATGGCAAATTATTACCATAAGGGCATTCCCTTGTTCAAAAAATGTATGCGCATTTCTACATTAATTCTGGGCGTGAGCTTACTAAGTAGTACTTTCTTAATGGCAGATCCCTCCAGTGCTCAGCATGTCACGATGGATATAAGAGCAAACCGGGTACGGATGGTTTTCAAAGCTATTGAACAACAAACTGGCGTTACATTCGCTTTTGATGAAAAGCTGGTACGGAATTCTCCCCCAATCACACTGTATGCAAATCGCTTGCCCCTTGCGGATATCCTGCAAATGATCGAAAAGCAAACTACTCTTCAATTTCATCGGGAAGGCAATTTGATTGGGGTAACTGAAAAACTAAAAGAAGAACAGAGGCTAGAAACAGATGAACCACAGCCATTGCAAAGAGTGGGCTGGACAGTAAAAGGAAAAGTTACCGATGATAAAGGAGAACCTCTACCCTCTGTCTCCGTTCGTGTCAAAGGTACCACCCAAGGTACGCTAACCAATAGTGACGGAAGCTATAGTATTGAGGTAGAAGGAAGCGAAACAATACTGATTTACAGTTTCATTGGCTTTCTGGTAGAAGAAGTGATGGTAGGCACACGCACCACTATCGATTTACAGATGCAACCAGATATTTCCACACTCACAGAAGTAGTGGTAACGGGTTATGGCGCTCAACGCAAAAAAGACTTGATTGGTGCTGTATCAGTGGTAGACGTAGACCAACTAAAACAAAGTACAGATGGACAGGTAACTAATCAATTACAAGGCAGAGCTTCTGGTGTAACAGTAGTTACGTCAGGACAACCGGGTGATGCTCCTCAGGTACGCATTCGGGGTCTGAATACATTCGGCAACAACAACCCACTGTATGTAGTGGATGGAGTTCCGACAACCTCTATTGCTGACCTGAATACCAATGACATAGCCAGTATGCAAGTACTGAAAGATGCCGGATCTGCTTCTATTTATGGTTCACGGGCAGCTAACGGGGTTATTATCATCACTACCAAAAAAGGAAAAGATAAGGTAAAAGTAGTGTATAGTGCCTGGTTTGGTATACAGACACCACCCAAAGGCAATATCTGGAATACCTTGACACCACAAGAACAGGCCCAGTTAAAATTTCAGGTACAAAAGAACTCTGGCTTACCTGTTGGAGATGATCAGTACGGTTACGGCTCAAGTCCGGTGCTGCCTGACTACATTCTACCAACCGGTGCAAAAGAAGGCGACCCTGGTACAAACCCTGACCTATATTATGTTAATCCCAATTATACCTCAGTAGATGACTTTAACACATTTAACCAGATTGTAAAAGCTAACAAGAGCGGTACAGACTGGTTTCATGAGATTTTTAAACCAGCACCGTCTACTAGTCACAACATTTCACTTAGTGGTGGGAGCGAACAGGGAAATTATTTATTTTCTTTAAATTACTTCAATCAGCAGGGAGCTCTGACCAATACCTACCTAAAGCGCTACACAATTCGTTCCAATAGTCAATACAATATTGGAAAACACATTCGAATTGGAGAAAACCTGGTATATACGATCTCTGACAACCCAAAATCCTCCACTTCCGATGCAGGCTCAGCTATTGGCTTTTCCTTTCGAATGCAACCCATTGTACCTGTATATGACATCATGGGTAATTATGCTGGAAGCCGTGCTGCAGGCATGGGAGATGCCTTTAATCCAGTAGCCATACGAGACAGGACACGCTATGACAAAGGTCTTGACAATCGTTTGTTTGGAAATATCTTTGCCGAAGTCGATATACTAAAAGACTTTACACTACGCACCAGTTTTGGGGGAGAGAACTATTCAGGAAGATGGAATTCTTTTGCTTTCCCAACCTACGAAAACAAAGAAAATAGCAATACCAATACATATTCGGAAGGTTCTTATAGCGGATTTAACTGGACATGGACCAACTTGTTAACCTTCCACAAACTATTTGGAAAACACGAATTGACCGTTGTTGCGGGTACAGAAGCCTATAATAACAAATACTGGGAAGTTGGAGGCAGCACACAAGGGTATTTCTCTTTTGATCCTAATTATGTAAATCTGAGTACTGGCTCTGGAACACGAAGCAATTACAGCAGCCGTTCACTGGATGCTCTTTATTCGCTTATCAGTCGTGTAGATTATATCTATAATGACAAATATCTTTTGGGTGCCATTTTGAGACGTGATGGTTCTTCTAAGTTTATCAACCAACGATATGGTTATTTTCCTGCCGTAAGTGCAGGTTGGCGGATTTCCAAAGAAAATTTTATGGCAGGTGTTGCCTGGGTTAATGAGTTAAAGCTACGTGCTAATTACGGAGTAATGGGCAATCAGATTAATGTTGGTACCGGAAACGCCTTTACGACCTATAGTGCCAATCGTAGAAGTTCTTACTATGACCTTGCCGGCACCAGTGGTAGTGGCGCATATGAAGGTTTTGAAAAAAGCCAGATAGGCAACCCTAATGCCATTTGGGAAAAAGATATTAGTACGAATATTGGCATTGACGCTTCTTTTTTTAACGGCCGCTTGGACATAAGTGCCGACTATTATGTAAAGGATATCAAAGACCTACTCTTTAATCCTTCTCTCATTGGTACAGCAGGCGGTGGCACAGTACCTTTTGTCAATATTGGACAAATGAAAAACAAGGGTATTGACCTACAAGTCAATTCCATCTTTGACATAGGTCATGACCTGAAATTAACGACAACGCTAACATTTACCAGTTATAACAATAAGATTGTCAAAGTAACTAACTCTACTAATTATTTTGATCTGGAAGGTCGCGATTTTGATGGTGCATCTATCGTACGAAATCAGGTTGGCAATTCTATCGGTCAGTTTTATGGATATAAAGTAATTGGATTCTGGAACTCTACCGAGGAAATTACAGCTGCCAATGCAGAGGCTGCCCAAAAAACCGGCAACCCCGATGCTATGTATCAGGATGGTGCCGCGCTGGGACGTTTCAGATATGCCGACAATAACGGAGATGGCCAGATAACTGCAGCAGACCGCCAGATGCTTGGAAACCCCAATCCGGATTTTAGTTATGGTCTTAACCTGGCATTTACGTATAAACAATGGGACTTGAGCACCTTTTTCTATGGAGTGCAGGGCAACCAGATATGGAATCAGACTCTGTGGTGGACCGATTTTAACTCCTCCCGTTCAGGGGCCAAAAGTAAAACCGCCTTATATGACTCGTGGACACCTGAAAATCATAACGCAAAAGCTCCTATCCAGGAAAACGCAAGTTCTTTTAGCACGATTAACGTCCCTAATTCCTATTTTGTTGAGAATGGGTCCTATCTGCGTGCCAAAAACATACAATTGGGATATACCCTCTCTCCTACATTGTTGACCAAGTTAAAGATACAGCAGTTGCGCTTTTATATACAGGCAACTAATTTATTCACCATAACCAACTACTCTGGTATTGACCCGGAAGTGAGCCGAAACACCAGTGGCAGCCAAATCATATTTGGTATTGATGAAGGATCTTACCCTTCTGCCAAACAGTACACAGTTGGCCTTAATCTCACTTTTTGA
- a CDS encoding RagB/SusD family nutrient uptake outer membrane protein → MKKLTKYIAALSVVSSLVVMSSCNDSFLDKPVQGALGDQVLANAKGIDGLLTGAYGVLDGQGDFTGGNGWESAPDNWIYGSITGGEAHKGSDGGDQTPITAIATFATGGDNGFFNTKWKALYEGVSRANTVLRVLPLVTDLSDQEKTNTEAQARFLRGHYYFELKKMWNMVPWIDETTTDFNQPNDKDIWPMIEADFQFAYENLPETQTLVGRANKWAAGAYLGKTYLYEQKFADAVTIFTAVINNGVTTNGLKYDLVSFKDNFDAATKNNAESVFAIQMVANDGTLDITNANQGGMLNFPYGEGAPFSCCGFFQPSQMLANMYRTDGTGLPYLTDYDSHPIKNDMNLSSSTPFTPDAGPLDPRIDWTIGRRGIPYHDWGLFPGKDWVRDQAFAGPYAPKKNVHRQKTQDLYADLSSWAPGNAINVLIIRFADVLLMAAEAEANAGSLVKAEEYINRIRTRAADKTGWLYTYIDDENPLTGYSTTPAANYQVKPYPAGTLAGKGKEDVLQAIYYERGIELAMEGHRFFDLVRWGQAGQSLTNYFGYESKITTDLSGGKYVNGKNNYFPIPQYQIDLSVVNGTARLKQNPGYN, encoded by the coding sequence ATGAAAAAGTTAACTAAATATATTGCTGCTCTTTCAGTAGTGAGTAGCTTGGTCGTTATGTCAAGTTGTAACGATAGCTTTTTAGATAAGCCTGTCCAGGGGGCATTGGGAGATCAGGTACTGGCCAATGCCAAAGGAATTGATGGTCTTTTGACAGGGGCTTATGGAGTACTGGATGGGCAAGGAGATTTTACAGGAGGTAATGGATGGGAGTCTGCCCCTGACAACTGGATTTATGGCTCCATTACCGGAGGTGAAGCTCATAAAGGCAGTGATGGTGGAGACCAAACACCTATTACTGCTATTGCAACTTTTGCAACGGGTGGAGATAATGGATTTTTCAATACAAAATGGAAGGCTTTGTATGAAGGCGTTTCCCGTGCTAATACTGTACTAAGGGTATTGCCACTGGTAACAGATTTGTCTGATCAGGAAAAAACCAATACTGAAGCACAAGCTCGTTTTTTAAGAGGTCACTATTACTTTGAACTCAAGAAAATGTGGAATATGGTGCCTTGGATTGATGAAACTACAACGGATTTTAACCAGCCAAACGACAAAGATATATGGCCCATGATTGAAGCCGACTTCCAATTTGCATACGAAAACTTACCTGAAACACAAACACTTGTGGGACGTGCGAATAAATGGGCCGCGGGTGCGTATTTGGGTAAAACGTACCTCTATGAGCAAAAATTTGCGGATGCAGTGACCATATTTACGGCTGTCATCAACAATGGTGTTACCACCAATGGACTCAAATATGACCTTGTATCCTTTAAAGATAACTTTGATGCGGCTACCAAAAATAATGCAGAATCTGTTTTTGCGATTCAGATGGTAGCCAATGATGGCACACTCGACATTACCAATGCCAACCAGGGAGGAATGCTTAATTTTCCTTATGGAGAAGGAGCGCCATTCAGTTGCTGCGGTTTTTTCCAGCCCTCACAAATGCTTGCCAATATGTACCGTACAGATGGAACCGGGTTACCTTATCTGACTGATTACGATAGTCATCCTATCAAAAATGACATGAATCTATCTTCTTCTACACCCTTTACGCCAGATGCAGGCCCTCTAGATCCACGCATAGACTGGACAATCGGACGCAGAGGAATTCCGTATCACGATTGGGGCTTGTTTCCAGGTAAAGATTGGGTACGTGATCAGGCATTTGCCGGACCTTATGCCCCTAAAAAGAATGTTCATCGTCAAAAGACACAGGACTTGTATGCCGATTTGAGCTCATGGGCACCCGGAAATGCGATTAACGTACTGATTATCCGTTTTGCAGATGTGTTATTGATGGCTGCCGAAGCTGAAGCAAATGCTGGAAGCCTGGTTAAAGCGGAAGAATATATAAATAGAATAAGAACCCGGGCTGCTGATAAAACGGGTTGGCTCTATACCTATATCGATGATGAGAATCCACTAACAGGTTATTCCACTACACCAGCAGCTAATTATCAAGTAAAACCCTATCCAGCAGGAACGTTAGCAGGGAAAGGTAAAGAAGATGTTTTGCAAGCCATTTACTATGAGCGTGGTATTGAGCTTGCCATGGAGGGACATCGCTTTTTTGATCTGGTCAGATGGGGCCAGGCCGGGCAGTCTCTCACAAACTATTTTGGTTATGAATCAAAAATAACAACAGACCTGTCAGGAGGAAAATATGTTAATGGCAAAAACAACTACTTTCCTATTCCTCAATATCAAATTGATTTGAGTGTGGTGAATGGAACAGCGCGATTAAAACAGAATCCGGGATACAATTAG